In the genome of Candidatus Dependentiae bacterium, the window AACGAATCCACAAAAGCAAGCTATTATTTAATGAATAGTGATGCATTTATGTTGCAATACAATCATCAAAATCGTTTATTTACTATCATTATGAAAGAACATATATATACCAATTTAACCACTGCACAAGTATTGCAAAGCATTACTCATTATCTTGCATCATCAGAAAATAAAAAAGGTCCAAAAAATGAAGCTCCTTATATTTCATCAGATCAACAACAACCTCATGCTTAAGATAAGCGCATGCATATTAGGCGCACTCTGTTGGCTAAAAATTAATTATGATCAACCTATAACTTGCAGCTTCAATATTCCTCTTTCTTTTTATAACATAAGTGAATCAACTATAATTAATGCACCTGAATCTATAGAAGTCCAATTGCGTGGCAAACGAACTGACCTTTATACATTTGATGACCAAAAATATGCTATTCATATAGATAGCACCAATCTTACTCCAGGAAAGCAGACCATTGCTATAACTTCTGAAAAATTATTTTTACCTGATGCCATTACAATGGTACACTATACCCCATGTAAAATCGAAATATCATAAATTACTTTTTAAAAAATATTCATAAATAAAACCAACCGGAGTATGTATGAAGTTGCATTTATTTCCTACCCTTTTACTACTCAGCTTTTCACTTTGCACAGTTAAAACAGAATCTATAAAGACAAGGAAAAATATGTTCGGCACAGATGGCATTCGCGCAACAGTTGGTACATCACCATTTACTGCATCAAACTTATACACTATGGGAATGGCGCTCGGTAAATGGATTGTACAAACCTATGGCAACAATGCAACGGTGCTTATTGGCCATGACACACGTCTGTCATGCTCATTTGTTAAATCAAGTTTAAAAAGCGGCCTTTTGTCTTATCCTGTTTGTTTAATTGATACCGGCGTTATGCCCACACCTGCAATAGTACAGTTAACACTCAAACATAAAAATATCGATTGCGGCATTGTTATATCGGCATCACATAACCCTTTTCAAGATAATGGTATAAAGATCATTGACAGTAAAAAAGGAAAACTCTCTGTAACTGATGAAGAAATAATTACTACATATTATGATATCCCTGAAAAGATTCATAATTATGCACAATTAGGTGAAGAAAGATATTGGCAAGGAGCATATAAAGCATACTGTGATTATGTTGTTCAATTTTTTGAGCCTAATTTTTTACATGGTAAAAAAATTGTACTTGATTGTGCACATGGCGCAACACACAGATGTGGACCTGAACTTTTTGAATATTTTGGCGCAACAGTCATACCGTTTGCCCACCAACCAAATGGAAAGAACATTAATGAACAATGTGGTGCTGTTCATCCTGAACATTTAACAAAAGTCGTTCTTGAACATAATGCCGATGCAGGATTTGCATTCGACGGTGATGGTGATCGTGTTATTGCCGTTAATAATAAAGGTGAAATTCGTGATGGCGATGATATTTTGGCATTACTCCTGGATCATCCTATCTATACAAAAACACCGATTGTTGTCGGTACCATTATGACCAACAAAGGATTGGAAGTCTGGCTTGAAGAAAAAAATTGTAGTTTATTCCGCACACCGGTAGGTGATAAATATATTGCACGCAAACTACAAGAAGATAACTTAATTATTGGCGGTGAGCAATCCGGTCATACCATATTACATGACTATTTACCGAGTGGCGATGGTATTTTCACTGCATTGCGCGTCATGGAATCAATTATCTATACAGATAACACAACCATGCAAACATTCAAACGTTTTCCTCAAATATTGATTAATGTCCCAATCAAAAACAAAAAAGATTTGACACAAGAACCATTTGCTTCCATCATAAAACATAATGAACAAAAATTATCAAATGGAAGACTTGTGGTACGTTTTTCTGGTACTGAACAAAAATTACGTGTTATGGTTGAAAATGATAATGAAATACAAGCAAATGAAATTGGCCATACATGTGCCACGGAATTACAAAAAGCACTAGAAGGATAATATACCTTGATGAATAAGATTACAAACTTTTTCCGGACATTTATACGTTATTTATGGTCACTATTTTTAAACGGACTACTTACTATTTTACCTATTACCTTAACTCTTTCAATATTTAATGTATCATTTCGACTGCTCAAAGGTTGGCTTGAACCAATTGCACAGGTATGCCCTAAATATTTACTTTGTTTACCTCATGCAGAAATTTTCATTGCAGTCGTTATCATATTTTTAATCGGAACCATTTTAAAACTGTTTATGTTACGCTCCTTAGTACATGCATTTGAAAGTTTATTATTACGTGTGCCGATCATTCGCACTGTGTATAGCGGCATACAACAGCTAGTAAAAGCTTTTAATCCACAGGATCAAATTACATTCAAACAGGTCGTATTTCTTGAATTTCCACGTACCGGTATTTATAGCATCGGATTTTTAACAAGTGAAATGCCCCTAGCACTTGCACCAGAAAAAGATAAAGAATTTGTCAATGTATTTGTACCAACTACGCCAATGCCAACAAGCGGATTTTTTATTATCGTAACGCGAGATAAACTAATGCCAACCGATTTAAGCCATCAAGAGGCTATTGCGCTCATCATCTCCGGCGGTATCATAAAACCGGATCGTTTTATGAAATAACTTACATTCAATTTTTAGCTATATTTGATTGTAATATTTGACAAAATGCCGGTCGATCTTTATGAAGAGCAAGAGACTCAAATGCTCGTGCTAATCCAAAAACGGATCCTCTTCCTGTCTTAAATTCTTGATTATTGATCTGTACAATTTCCAATTTATAAGACTTCACCTCTGCCACCTTACACAACGCAGCTTTTTTTTGTGCATAAGGCAAATCCAATTCAATAGCTCTTTGAGCGAATAACTCAATATTTTTTGCATTCAATTCAATAATACAAAATACTCGGTCTATCCAGCTCATCCATTCTAAATCTGAAAGAACCAATCTATAATGCTCTTTAGGCAATTGCAATACACAAGCAGTAGCAATTTCTATCAATGTTTTAACTTTTTCTTTTGGTTGATTATCTGCACTATATATAGATAAAACAATATAAAACTGATAAAAAAAGAACCGATATAAAAACTTCATATGTTACTCCTGCAATAAAAAGGATATCTCCAACCCTCTCGCACAGAAGTATGTACATATTTATTCTTTTTTTCAACCCTTTAAGGTTTACTCTGTGTTCATGCTGAAAAATCGAGAAAAGAAATTGTCTAACCCAATTGAACTGCCACCATTTTTGAGTGAAACATCTAAATCATATAACCATTGATGAGCTTGTTGTAAATGTTCAATAGTATGTTGACGATAATCTTTTTGTAAAAAACTAAATGGCAAACGATAGCCAATTTTTTTTGCTGCAATAATATCGCGCTTATGCATCATTTGACAATAAAATAATGCCCGCCATATCTGCTCTGACCAAAAGGATATCCAAAACTGCTCCGGATATTCATCTTTAATTTTAGACCACATCTTGAAAAAAATAGAAAACTGTTGAGCAAAGAAATATTGACTCAATTTAAAGAGAGATTTATCCGGAATAACCAATTGATCTAGCCAACAATCAAAAAATTCTTGTGATTTTGAACCCATAACTTGCACATAATGCATAAGAACACAAGCAACATCAATATTAATTTTATCAGTCCCTATAAACATTTTATCAATATATCGTTTATCCATCGGCTTAAGCTCACGAACAAAGCACGTAAACAACTGTGCAAGCATCGCTTTATTCACCTGTGCAGGAATAGCAACTATTTTAATTGATTGTTCAGATTCTTTATATGGTGAAATGAGATCATCTGAAATAGCAAACATAATACCGTTTGGTCCATTATATTTCTGCAGATACATTAACCAACTCTGAGCTTTCTTTTTGGGTAACTGATGTACTGCACCCAACCAATAGGTACGCTTCATCCCCAAAAATGATGTTTCCAACTGTGCTTTAATATCTTTTTCTGGACAGCTATTTATATCCAAATATATAATTGGATCAGATAATTTTTGTTGATGTTTTAAAAGATAAGAAAAAAAAAGCAGCGGGTATGCATCTTCAACGGTAAATCCAATTATACCATTTTGTACTATATCCTGCTGCTGAATTAATTTTTGTAAATTCATACTTATGAATTTTGTTTTAAACGATTTTGTAAACTAAACAGTGGCGTATGATTTTTTTTATATTTTTCTTTTTGACCGGTTTCATACTGCTCAGTAAACGTGAATATTTGTTCAACACCCTGCACAGCCAAATCTTTAATAACATTAAAATCATCCCAAGAAAGTGCTGTTTTTTCAGCAGTTCCTTGAATTTCAATAATACTATTTGATTTAGTCAAAATAAAATTAAAATCACCATCGACAATGCTGTCTTCTGCAAAATCTAAATCGAGTAAATAATGGTCTTGCAACTTACCAACTGATACTGCTGCAACTTCATCTTTTAAGAATGATTGCTCAATCGTGCCATTTTTTAACCAGCGTTGCTCCGCTCTTTTTAATGCAATGCACGCACCTGTAATTGCAGCGGATCGTGTGCCACCATCTGCTTGCAATACATCACAATCAACAATAATAGTACGTTCTCCAAAATTACTCAGATCAACAACTGTACGTAATACACGACCAATTAAACGTGATATTTCAATTGAACGCCCTTGCAATTTTTGCACTGACGTAGCACGTTGTGTACGATGTTTTGTTGCTGTTGGCAACATAGCATATTCAGCATTAAGCCAACCGGTTTTTTTACCTTTCATAAAAGGTGGTACCGTTGGCTGTAAAGTAACAGAACATAATACTTTTGTATTACCAGCCTGAAACAGAACTGACCCTGCCGAATAACCAAATGTTTCTTGAATAATTTTAAGGGTGCGCACTTGATTGTGCGCACGTCCATTATAACGTTTTACCGATGTCATTGCTTTTTTATCTTCTTGGCAAATTGATATTATTTATCTTCTAATATACGAAGACGAATACGCCCAGTTGCGCTGTCATAATCGATAACTTCAATAGGTACAACATCATCAAGTTTATACATATTTTGGAAGCTACGTTGTTTATCACGTGGTATGCTTGAAACATGAACCAAACCATCTTGACCAGGTACCAATTCAACAAAGATACCAAAATCAACTATGCGTCTGATTTTACCTTCAAAACGATCGCCAGCCTTAATTTGACCTGCAAGAACTTTTACCCAGTTCGTTGCTTTATCAAGTTTCTCTGCTGACACACCAAATATTTTAACAGTTCCGTCATCTTCGATATCGATACTTGTTACACCGGTAGTTTCAATAATTTCACGAATCATTTTTCCACCTGAACCGATTACAGCACCAATTTTATCATTATCAATTTTAAAACTGATCACTTTTGGTACCAACGCTGACATTTCTGCAGCCGGTTCGGTCATACATTTACGCATTTCACTAAGAATATGCAAACGACCTTTATGTGCTTGCTTTAATGCTGATTCGAACACATTGCGACCAAAGCCACCTTTATGTTTAATATCCATTTGAATTGCAGTTATACCTTGATCGGTACCCGCAACTTTAAAATCCATTAAACCAAAGTTATCTTCAAATCCGCTAATATCTGTCAATACATGAATATCACCAGTTGAACTTCTTAACAAGCCCATTGCAACACCACTTACCATTTTTTTAATTGGCACACCACCCTGCATCATAGCCATAGTGGAACCACATACTGTTGCCATTGAACTTGAACCGTTTGATTCTAAAATATCGGTAACAATACGAATAGT includes:
- a CDS encoding phosphoglucosamine mutase gives rise to the protein MFGTDGIRATVGTSPFTASNLYTMGMALGKWIVQTYGNNATVLIGHDTRLSCSFVKSSLKSGLLSYPVCLIDTGVMPTPAIVQLTLKHKNIDCGIVISASHNPFQDNGIKIIDSKKGKLSVTDEEIITTYYDIPEKIHNYAQLGEERYWQGAYKAYCDYVVQFFEPNFLHGKKIVLDCAHGATHRCGPELFEYFGATVIPFAHQPNGKNINEQCGAVHPEHLTKVVLEHNADAGFAFDGDGDRVIAVNNKGEIRDGDDILALLLDHPIYTKTPIVVGTIMTNKGLEVWLEEKNCSLFRTPVGDKYIARKLQEDNLIIGGEQSGHTILHDYLPSGDGIFTALRVMESIIYTDNTTMQTFKRFPQILINVPIKNKKDLTQEPFASIIKHNEQKLSNGRLVVRFSGTEQKLRVMVENDNEIQANEIGHTCATELQKALEG
- a CDS encoding DUF502 domain-containing protein, translating into MNKITNFFRTFIRYLWSLFLNGLLTILPITLTLSIFNVSFRLLKGWLEPIAQVCPKYLLCLPHAEIFIAVVIIFLIGTILKLFMLRSLVHAFESLLLRVPIIRTVYSGIQQLVKAFNPQDQITFKQVVFLEFPRTGIYSIGFLTSEMPLALAPEKDKEFVNVFVPTTPMPTSGFFIIVTRDKLMPTDLSHQEAIALIISGGIIKPDRFMK
- the rph gene encoding ribonuclease PH translates to MTSVKRYNGRAHNQVRTLKIIQETFGYSAGSVLFQAGNTKVLCSVTLQPTVPPFMKGKKTGWLNAEYAMLPTATKHRTQRATSVQKLQGRSIEISRLIGRVLRTVVDLSNFGERTIIVDCDVLQADGGTRSAAITGACIALKRAEQRWLKNGTIEQSFLKDEVAAVSVGKLQDHYLLDLDFAEDSIVDGDFNFILTKSNSIIEIQGTAEKTALSWDDFNVIKDLAVQGVEQIFTFTEQYETGQKEKYKKNHTPLFSLQNRLKQNS